CTTGCTCAAAGGGATCGAAGCGGACGAAGAGGCTGCCGAGGTTCTGAGCGCCTTCGGTGAGCTCGTCCCGCAGTACGACGGCTCGCTGCGCTACCAGGTCAAGGCCGCGCCGGGCTTCGAGGAGCGACGCTATTCCAAGAGCGTCAACACCATCCTCGTCCACACCGAGGCGCCGGGCTGGAGCCCGACGCCCAGTTACCTGGCCCTGCACTGCCGGGTCCAGGCCACTTGCGGTAGCGGCCACACCGAGTTGGCCGACATGAGCCAGTTCGTGGCTTCGCTGGGCGAGCAGGACCGTGCCGCCCTGTACGAGCGCGAGATCGAGTGGCTCGGCCACAACACCGGTGGCGTCGGCACCGAAGGCGTGCGGCGCCCCGTCGTGGAGCGCACCGAAAGCGGCCGGGAGATCCTCCGCTTCAGCTACAACCTGCTGACCACCGGGCAGTACGACCCGCCGGTCGACGCGTCCGTCGACCCCGCGCAGCTCCCGCTGGGCAGCTTCGGCATCCACCTGGCCGAGCAGGCCGAGGCGTTCTTCCGGGAACACAAGGTCTCCGTGCTCATCCCCGAGGACTCGATCCTCGTCTGGGACAACCAGCGCATGGTGCACGCCCGCTCCGCGTACCGCGATGCGAAGCGCCACCTCACCCGCTACTGGGTCGCGGCCCAGCGCTGAGCCGCATCATCGCCGCGTCGACCGCTCCACGCGTTCGCGGCCTGCGCTCAGGCGCCCGACACAGGTGCGGCCCGCGCCGCACCACCGGAACACCGATCTTGTAAGGCTGAACCATGACCGACGCCCAGAACGCCCTACTCGCCAAAGAGGAGTTCCCCACCGGCCTGCCGGAGGAGCTGAAGGGGCTGCCCGAAGGCGTGCCTCGGCACAACCCTGACGACCAGGTCGAAAGCGCCGTCATCCGCCGGCTCGTCGGCAACTGGCACCGTCGGGCGACCGTGAAGCGCGACGAGCCGGACCTCGACGAGCTGTTCGAGATCGACCGGCCGGACTACCCGGAGGGCATCCTGCCCTTCTCCGACCACCCCACCTACCAGGCGCTCGACCCCGCGAAGAAGTCCGAACTCCTGAGCTGGGCCTGGATCGCGTACAACCGCCACACGATCATGGCCGAGCAGAAGGTCGCCAACCCGGCCTTCGCCCTGGTCATGGAGGGCGAGTACCCCATGCTCCAGGACGAAGCGCTCAACATCTCGCTCGCCCAGGCGATGGTTGACGAGCAGTACCACACCCTCATGCACCTCAACGCGAGCGCCGTTACCCGGCGTCGGCGCGGCCGGGCCATGCCCGACAACGACCTGCCCATCTCCCATACGGCGCGTGAGCACCAGCGGCTGCGCGACAGCTCCGGCCAGAGGTGGGAGAAGTCGCTGACCACGCTCGCCTTCGCGACGGTGTCCGAGATCTCGATCAATGCCTATCTGGATCTGCTGGCGGACGACGAAATGATCCAGCCGATCAACAGCAGCACCGCCAAACTGCACAACCGTGACGAGTACTGCCACGCCTCCATCTCCGCCGTCCTGGCCGAGGTGGTGC
This genomic window from Streptomyces sp. NBC_01351 contains:
- a CDS encoding TauD/TfdA family dioxygenase produces the protein MSTALDLHAWELAQQGYTLLKGIEADEEAAEVLSAFGELVPQYDGSLRYQVKAAPGFEERRYSKSVNTILVHTEAPGWSPTPSYLALHCRVQATCGSGHTELADMSQFVASLGEQDRAALYEREIEWLGHNTGGVGTEGVRRPVVERTESGREILRFSYNLLTTGQYDPPVDASVDPAQLPLGSFGIHLAEQAEAFFREHKVSVLIPEDSILVWDNQRMVHARSAYRDAKRHLTRYWVAAQR
- a CDS encoding AurF N-oxygenase family protein — encoded protein: MTDAQNALLAKEEFPTGLPEELKGLPEGVPRHNPDDQVESAVIRRLVGNWHRRATVKRDEPDLDELFEIDRPDYPEGILPFSDHPTYQALDPAKKSELLSWAWIAYNRHTIMAEQKVANPAFALVMEGEYPMLQDEALNISLAQAMVDEQYHTLMHLNASAVTRRRRGRAMPDNDLPISHTAREHQRLRDSSGQRWEKSLTTLAFATVSEISINAYLDLLADDEMIQPINSSTAKLHNRDEYCHASISAVLAEVVHDKLDEKKQRFFRDMLFEGLEAFVATDYTTWHRIMDLAGVEGGHEMLADCQAETSRKRLVRDYTGLHTLIERMGVQELVEFDWSKSHVAR